One Bradyrhizobium diazoefficiens DNA window includes the following coding sequences:
- a CDS encoding acyltransferase: protein MITMSHSATVGAEAHAAPKAKARNLSLDRTRTFLTLVVLLHHAVIPYTYFGHTDPASWIGFDIVVLATDSFFMAMFFFLSGLFTWPGIARKAPSVFVRDRLLRLGLPFVIAAFTVIPLAYYAIALRENPELTFAAFWWKTITVGPWPSGPIWFVWVLLAFDLTASLLYRVSAHLVDPVNRISVRGFEQPAVFWLLLAVVTAIVYVPALLYFGANKWFEFGPFSVQASRILLYFAYFFMGVSVGAANFDRGILGADGQLPGSRWLWVIATLIPYCLMWGMIYIKREILGNPGVQPHWYQAIYGTFFVMFSAAILLAILAFFLHSKTPGPTLLDRMQADAYGMFLVHYPIALWIQYALFDYQLPAIVKAAIGFVLTVMLSWGLTAALRKIPGATHVL, encoded by the coding sequence ATGATCACGATGTCACATTCTGCAACGGTGGGTGCAGAGGCGCACGCCGCGCCGAAAGCCAAGGCGCGCAATTTGTCGCTCGACCGCACCCGCACCTTCCTCACGCTGGTGGTGCTGCTGCATCACGCCGTCATTCCCTACACCTATTTCGGTCACACCGATCCGGCCTCCTGGATCGGCTTCGACATCGTCGTGCTCGCCACCGACAGCTTCTTCATGGCGATGTTCTTCTTTCTGTCGGGCCTGTTCACCTGGCCCGGCATCGCGCGCAAGGCGCCGTCAGTCTTCGTGCGCGACCGCCTGCTGCGGCTCGGGCTGCCGTTCGTGATTGCAGCCTTCACCGTCATTCCGCTCGCCTATTACGCGATCGCGCTGCGCGAAAATCCCGAGCTGACCTTCGCGGCGTTCTGGTGGAAGACGATCACCGTCGGCCCTTGGCCGAGCGGTCCGATCTGGTTCGTGTGGGTGCTGCTGGCGTTCGACCTGACCGCGAGCCTGCTCTACCGGGTCTCGGCGCATCTGGTCGATCCCGTGAACCGCATTTCGGTTCGGGGCTTTGAACAGCCGGCCGTGTTCTGGCTGCTGCTCGCCGTCGTCACGGCCATCGTCTACGTGCCGGCACTGCTCTATTTCGGCGCCAACAAATGGTTTGAGTTCGGACCGTTCTCGGTGCAGGCAAGCCGCATCCTGCTCTACTTCGCCTATTTCTTCATGGGTGTGAGCGTCGGTGCGGCGAACTTCGATCGCGGTATCCTCGGCGCCGACGGCCAATTGCCCGGGAGCCGCTGGCTGTGGGTGATCGCGACGCTGATTCCCTATTGCCTGATGTGGGGCATGATCTACATCAAGCGCGAAATCCTCGGTAATCCCGGCGTGCAGCCGCACTGGTACCAAGCCATCTACGGCACGTTCTTCGTGATGTTCTCGGCCGCGATCCTGCTCGCGATCCTCGCCTTCTTCCTGCATTCGAAGACGCCGGGACCGACCCTGCTCGACCGTATGCAAGCCGATGCCTATGGCATGTTCCTGGTCCACTACCCGATCGCGCTGTGGATCCAGTATGCGCTGTTCGACTACCAGCTGCCGGCCATCGTGAAGGCCGCGATCGGATTCGTGCTCACGGTGATGCTGAGCTGGGGCCTGACAGCGGCGTTGCGGAAAATACCGGGCGCCACGCACGTGTTGTGA
- a CDS encoding DUF1328 domain-containing protein, which yields MTILKWALIFLLISIVAGVLGFTGISAASADIARFLFYIFVVIFLVLLILGLTVFRA from the coding sequence ATGACGATCTTGAAATGGGCGCTGATTTTCCTGCTGATCTCGATCGTGGCCGGCGTGCTCGGCTTCACCGGCATTTCGGCCGCCTCCGCCGACATCGCCCGCTTCCTGTTCTACATCTTCGTCGTGATCTTCCTGGTGCTGCTGATCCTCGGGCTCACTGTGTTCAGGGCGTAG
- a CDS encoding alpha/beta fold hydrolase, whose product MPRKAARLIGVSLLGLAGVLIVVAAAGVGFRAYRQYLAAETLAIRSPEGVQEGAFVDIGGIKQWIQIRGEDRDNPVLLFVHGGPGGSTLPISSGWRPWEKHFTVVQWDQRGAGRTYGAAGETLAPTMTLERMVQDGIELAEYLRIHLHKDKIILVGHSWGSFLGIHIVKQRPDLFSAYVGTGQVVGRVTFETQFEITIAHLQALAQSAGNNEALAELAPIVARPVMSPQNRLLADKWSKALGLPSIESFRLAGPVPPPFMPDFSLLDWYNWRKGMAFSAKYLRGREGPMFKRDVASLGLAFQVPVIFIEGDADYNTPGGPAEQLFNQITAPHKQFVWVRGGDHFIPFDRPDEFLADLVTHVMPFARD is encoded by the coding sequence ATGCCGCGCAAGGCCGCAAGACTGATTGGGGTCTCGTTGCTGGGATTGGCCGGTGTCCTCATTGTAGTGGCCGCTGCCGGAGTGGGATTTCGTGCCTACCGCCAATATCTTGCCGCCGAAACTCTCGCGATACGCTCCCCTGAGGGGGTGCAGGAGGGAGCGTTCGTCGACATCGGCGGCATCAAGCAATGGATTCAAATCCGCGGCGAGGATCGGGATAACCCTGTTCTCCTGTTCGTCCATGGCGGACCCGGCGGCTCCACCTTGCCGATCTCGTCGGGTTGGCGTCCCTGGGAAAAGCATTTCACTGTCGTGCAGTGGGACCAGCGCGGCGCTGGCCGCACCTATGGCGCGGCTGGAGAGACACTCGCTCCAACCATGACGCTGGAGCGAATGGTGCAGGACGGCATCGAGCTGGCCGAATATCTGCGAATCCATCTGCACAAGGACAAAATTATCCTGGTCGGGCATTCCTGGGGTTCGTTCCTAGGCATTCACATCGTCAAGCAGCGCCCTGATCTGTTCTCTGCCTATGTCGGCACGGGACAAGTGGTCGGCAGGGTGACGTTCGAGACGCAATTCGAGATCACAATCGCACATCTGCAAGCATTGGCGCAGTCCGCTGGCAACAACGAGGCCCTGGCGGAATTGGCGCCAATCGTCGCGCGACCTGTGATGAGCCCGCAAAATCGCCTGCTCGCGGACAAGTGGAGCAAGGCGCTGGGGCTACCCTCCATCGAGAGCTTCCGGTTGGCGGGTCCCGTTCCACCCCCATTCATGCCGGATTTCTCGCTGCTGGACTGGTACAACTGGCGTAAGGGCATGGCCTTCTCCGCAAAATATCTGCGCGGACGAGAGGGCCCCATGTTCAAGCGTGACGTCGCCTCGCTGGGACTCGCGTTTCAGGTCCCGGTGATATTCATCGAGGGCGATGCGGACTACAACACACCGGGTGGGCCGGCCGAACAGCTCTTCAATCAGATCACGGCCCCGCATAAGCAATTTGTCTGGGTGCGCGGCGGCGATCATTTCATTCCGTTCGATCGTCCCGACGAGTTCTTGGCCGATCTGGTGACCCACGTCATGCCGTTCGCACGCGATTGA
- a CDS encoding DUF427 domain-containing protein — MKLPGPDHPITITQNPRRVRVTAGDIVIAESAKALTLKEAKYPAVQYLPREDANMALLERTDRTTHCPYKGDASYYSIKADGKTLDNAIWTYETPFPAMTEITGHLAFYPDKVKIEEVG; from the coding sequence ATGAAGCTTCCAGGCCCCGACCACCCCATCACCATCACCCAAAACCCCCGGCGCGTCCGCGTGACGGCGGGCGATATCGTGATCGCCGAGAGCGCCAAGGCGCTGACGCTGAAAGAGGCCAAATATCCGGCGGTGCAATATCTGCCGCGGGAGGACGCCAACATGGCGCTGCTGGAGCGCACCGACCGCACCACGCACTGCCCCTATAAGGGGGACGCCAGCTATTACAGCATCAAGGCCGACGGCAAGACGCTCGACAATGCCATCTGGACCTACGAGACGCCGTTCCCCGCGATGACCGAGATCACGGGTCATCTTGCCTTCTATCCGGACAAGGTGAAGATCGAGGAAGTGGGGTAG
- a CDS encoding BolA/IbaG family iron-sulfur metabolism protein produces the protein MPMDAHDIEAMIKAAIPDAEVTIRDLAGDGDHYAATVISESFRGKSRVQQHQIVYQSLQGQMGGVLHALALQTGVPGA, from the coding sequence ATGCCCATGGACGCCCACGATATCGAGGCGATGATCAAGGCAGCGATCCCCGATGCCGAGGTGACCATCCGTGACCTCGCCGGCGATGGCGACCACTATGCAGCGACCGTGATCTCGGAATCCTTCCGCGGCAAATCCCGCGTCCAGCAGCATCAGATCGTCTATCAGTCGCTGCAGGGCCAGATGGGCGGCGTGCTGCATGCGCTGGCGCTGCAAACCGGGGTGCCAGGCGCTTGA